A stretch of Henckelia pumila isolate YLH828 chromosome 4, ASM3356847v2, whole genome shotgun sequence DNA encodes these proteins:
- the LOC140863813 gene encoding C-terminal binding protein AN encodes MPHRNISTAQPHPLPLLVTLNCIEDAALEQQCLSGIARVEHVPLSRLAESRIESAAAVLLHSLAFLPRAAQRRLRPWQLILCLGSADRAVDSALASDLGLSRMVHVDVSRAEEVADTVMALILGLLRRTHLLSRHALSASGWLGSVQPLCRGMRRCRGLVLGIVGRSASATSLASRSLAFKMSVLYFDVHEDNGRMSISSLTFPAAARRMDTLNDLLAASDLISLHCALTNETTQIINGDCLQHIKPGAFLVNTGSSQLLDDCAVKQLLIDGTLAGCALDGAEGPQWMEAWVREMPNVLILPRSADYSEEVWMEIREKAISILQKFFMDNVIPKNAVSDDEEDLESDVEFANEHHHLLDNETSLQDSVGDRVVEDIQLTAESSQKKVINQSKDASSHAQGSVLSQNTSNRSEIKRSRSSKKAKKRHGRQKSQHKADDSLTFEKVSTSYREDDANMSGTDQVLSSSSRFASPEDSRNRKTSIDSKAESPPELILTPHIEFSEKSGELLKDGYIITLHTKDRPALHVSRQRVQGGGWFLDTLPNVTKRDPAAQFLVEFRSKDSIGFRSFTAGGKLLQINRRMEFVFASHSFDVWESWTVEGSLEDCKLVNCRNPLAILDVRVEIVASIGEDGITRWLD; translated from the exons ATGCCTCATCGTAACATCTCCACTGCGCAACCTCATCCCCTTcctctgctcgtgacgctcaatTGCATCGAGGACGCTGCACTCGAACAGCAATGCTTGTCGGGAATCGCGCGCGTGGAGCACGTGCCTTTGAGCAGGCTGGCGGAGTCGCGGATCGAATCTGCGGCAGCTGTGCTTCTCCACTCGCTCGCGTTCCTCCCACGCGCTGCTCAGCGGCGCCTCCGCCCCTGGCAGTTGATTCTCTGCCTAGGTTCGGCCGACCGCGCTGTAGATTCAGCCTTGGCTTCCGACCTTGGATTGAGCCGGATGGTCCACGTGGATGTGAGCCGTGCGGAGGAGGTGGCGGACACCGTGATGGCGCTTATTTTGGGACTCCTCAGGCGGACGCATCTGTTGTCACGGCACGCGCTATCGGCTTCGGGGTGGCTCGGCTCAGTGCAGCCACTTTGTCGTGGAATGCGCCGATGCCGTGGTCTGGTGTTGGGGATTGTTGGTAGATCCGCCTCTGCGACGTCGTTGGCTAGTAGGAGCTTGGCGTTTAAGATGAGTGTGCTCTATTTTGATGTTCACGAG GACAATGGTAGAATGAGTATATCTTCACTGACATTCCCAGCTGCAGCCAGAAGAATGGATACTCTAAATGATTTGCTTGCTGCAAGCGATCTCATATCTCTGCACTGTGCTCTGACTAATGAAACAACACAAATTATTAATGGAGATTGTTTGCAACACATAAAGCCTG GGGCATTTCTTGTGAATACTGGTAGCAGCCAGCTGCTGGATGACTGTGCTGTGAAACAACTGTTGATTGATGGCACGCTTGCTGGCTGTGCCCTGGATGGTGCTGAAGGGCCACAGTGGATGGAAGCATGG GTGAGGGAAATGCCCAATGTTCTGATACTTCCTCGAAGTGCAGATTATAGTGAAGAAGTGTGGATGGAGATAAGAGAAAAGGCAATTTCCATTTTACAGAAGTTTTTCATGGATAATGTCATCCCAAAAAATGCTGTATCTGATGATGAGGAGGACTTGGAAAGTGATGTGGAATTTGCAAACGAACACCATCATTTGCTTGACAATGAAACTTCATTACAAGATTCTGTTGGTGATAGAGTGGTTGAAGATATTCAGTTAACAGCTGAAAGCTCCCAGAAAAAGGTTATTAATCAGTCAAAAGATGCGTCATCCCATGCCCAAGGTTCTGTTTTGTCTCAAAATACTTCCAATAGATCAGAAATAAAGCGAAGCAGATCGAGTAAGAAGGCTAAAAAGAGGCATGGGCGCCAAAAATCACAGCATAAAGCAGATGATTCTTTGACTTTTGAAAAAGTGAGTACTTCTTACAGAGAAGATGATGCTAATATGAGTGGCACAGATCAGGTGTTGAGCTCCAGTTCACGTTTTGCTTCCCCCGAGGATTCAAGGAACAGGAAGACATCAATTGACTCAAAAGCAGAATCACCTCCAGAGCTTATCCTGACACCACACATAGAATTCAGTGAAAAATCTGGTGAACTGCTGAAAGACGGTTATATTATTACTTTACACACCAAAGATCGTCCTGCGCTTCATGTCTCTAGGCAAAGGGTTCAAGGCGGTGGTTGGTTCCTTGACACATTGCCAAATGTCACGAAAAGAGATCCTGCTGCACAGTTCCTTGTTGAATTCAGAAGCAAG GATTCAATTGGTTTTAGATCATTTACAGCTGGAGGAAAGCTCTTACAG ATCAATAGAAGGATGGAATTTGTATTTGCTAGCCACAGCTTCGATGTTTGGGAGAGTTGGACAGTTGAAGGTTCTTTGGAAGATTGTAAGTTGGTGAACTGCAGAAATCCTCTG GCTATATTGGATGTGCGTGTTGAAATCGTTGCATCCATAGGTGAAGATGGTATCACCCGCTGGCTCGACTAG